The Thermothelomyces thermophilus ATCC 42464 chromosome 7, complete sequence genome window below encodes:
- a CDS encoding glycoside hydrolase family 43 protein (CAZy_ID 270018) — MLKSALPAALALLLTAANGHPSRTPAAAAAGGWAPLANGTFRNPILYEDFPDNDVSVGPDGAFYLSASNFHFSPGAPILRSYDLVDWEFVGHSIPRLDFGAGYDLPPTGERAYRAGTWASTLRYRESTGLWYWIGCTNFWRTWVFTAPAPEGPWTRAGDFGDGVCFYDNGLLVDDDDTMYVVYTHDGGKRVNVTQLSADGLSAVRTETVLVPEQAGVDALEGNRMYKIDGRYYILNDHPGTTAYVWKSDSPWGPYEGKALADNVASPLPGGGAPHQGSLVPTPSGAWYFMSFTWAYPSGRLPVLAPIDNYTLGGNGAAGLILRAATVAPDDDLYSARNTLTHRAHGPFPSATLVLDVADMADGDRAGLAAFRDRSAYIGIHCSSSSDEKKKKTYEVVARFNMTLDEWGSGETLDLGEVVERVELASGVTRVWLRASMDARPDGERTARFGYSVDGGETFAGLGPAYQLYAGWPFFVGYRFAVFNYATKALGGSVTVLSLETDSGEGERDAEQA; from the exons ATGCTCAAGTCGGCCCTCCCCGCGGCGCTGGCCCTCCTCCTAACGGCGGCCAACGGCCACCCTTCCAGgaccccggcggcggcggcggcggggggaTGGGCACCGCTGGCGAATGGGACATTCCGGAACCCGATCCTGTACGAGGACTTCCCGGACAACGACGTGTCGGTCGGGCCGGACGGGGCCTTCTACCTGTCGGCGTCCAACTTCCACTTCAGCCCCGGGGCGCCCATCCTGCGGTCTTACGACCTGGTCGACTGGGAGTTTGTGGGCCACTCGATCCCGCGCCTCGACTTCGGCGCCGGCTACGACCTGCCGCCGACGGGCGAGCGGGCGTACCGCGCGGGCACGTGGGCGTCGACGCTGCGGTACCGCGAGAGCACGGGGCTCTGGTACTGGATCGGGTGCACCAACTTCTGGCGCACCTGGGTCTTCACCGCCCCGGCGCCCGAGGGGCCCTGGACCCGGGCGGGCGACTTCGGCGACGGCGTGTGCTTCTACGACAACGGCCTGctggtcgacgacgacgacaccaTGTACGTCGTCTACAcccacgacggcggcaagcgGGTCAACGTGACCCAGCTGAGCGCGGACGGGCTGAGCGCCGTCCGCACCGAGACCGTCCTGGTGCCGGAGCAGGCCGGCGTCGACGCCCTCGAGGGCAACCGCATGTACAAGATCGACGGCCGCTACTACATCCTCAACGACCACCCGGGCACCACCGCCTACGTCTGGAAGTCCGACTCGCCCTGGGGTCCCTACGAGGGCAAGGCGCTGGCCGACAACGTCGCCAGCCCCctgcccggcggcggcgccccgCACCAGGGCAGCCTGGTGCCCACGCCCTCGGGCGCCTGGTACTTTATGTCCTTCACCTGGGCCTACCCGTCCGGCCGCCTGCCCGTGCTGGCCCCGATCGA CAACTACACGCTGGGAGGGAACGGCGCTGCCGGCCTGATCCTGCGGGCCGCCACCGTCGCGCCCGACGACGACCTGTACTCGGCGCGCAACACGCTGACGCACCGCGCCCACGGGCCCTTCCCCTCGGCCACGCTGGTCCTCGACGTCGCGGACATGGCCGACGGCGACCGCGCCGGGCTGGCCGCCTTCCGCGACCGCAGTGCCTACATCGGCATCcactgctcctcctcctctgatgagaagaagaagaagacgtaCGAGGTGGTGGCGCGATTCAACATGACGCTGGACGAGTGGGGCAGCGGCGAGACGCTCGATCTGGGCGAGGTGGTGGAGCGGGTCGAGCTGGCCTCGGGCGTGACGCGCGTGTGGCTGCGGGCGAGCATGGACGCGCGGCCCGACGGCGAGCGGACGGCCCGGTTCGGGTACAGCGTCGACGGGGGCGAGACCTTTGCCGGCCTGGGGCCCGCCTACCAACTCTACGCCGGGTGGCCCTTCTTTGTCGGCTACCGCTTCGCCGTCTTCAACTACGCCACCAAGGCCCTCGGCGGGAGCGTCACCGTCCTGAGCCTCGAGACCGACTCGGGCGAGGGTGAGCGCGATGCCGAGCAAGCGTGA